A stretch of Aphanothece sacrum FPU1 DNA encodes these proteins:
- a CDS encoding response regulator, giving the protein MKQKILVIEDDRATRTNLVKFLESEGFYAIEAEDGRIGIELAQIHLPELIICDILMPELDGYDVLNNLQQDPKTAAIPFIFLTVSSNNEDLRHGMELGADDYLNKPVTSDQLRAAITSRLRKQQVLLQRYSTISESSENLEQQLRQLQDLLTAKDTLLEHLSHIIRKPLVSMINTLDQFKNTSTEQERNNHIKTLQQELARFLAIVNKVSELQKILTLENAQVLNQFNFLSSELEDYEIEDKV; this is encoded by the coding sequence ATGAAACAGAAAATTCTCGTAATTGAAGATGATCGAGCAACTCGTACGAACCTTGTAAAATTCCTGGAATCAGAAGGATTTTATGCCATCGAAGCGGAAGATGGTCGTATAGGAATTGAATTAGCTCAAATTCATTTGCCTGAGTTAATCATTTGTGATATTTTAATGCCTGAATTAGACGGCTATGATGTCTTAAATAATCTACAACAAGATCCCAAAACTGCCGCTATTCCCTTTATTTTTCTAACCGTTTCTAGTAATAATGAGGATCTACGTCATGGAATGGAATTAGGTGCAGATGATTATCTTAATAAACCCGTTACCAGCGATCAACTGCGTGCAGCGATTACCTCACGACTGAGGAAACAACAAGTTCTGTTACAGCGATATTCAACCATTAGTGAATCCAGCGAAAACTTAGAACAACAACTCCGACAACTTCAAGATTTACTAACAGCTAAAGATACCTTGTTAGAGCATTTATCTCATATCATCCGTAAACCCCTAGTATCAATGATTAATACCCTCGATCAATTTAAAAATACATCCACTGAACAAGAAAGAAATAACCACATTAAAACTTTACAACAAGAATTAGCCCGTTTTCTAGCCATTGTGAATAAAGTATCTGAATTACAGAAAATTTTAACCCTGGAAAATGCTCAAGTTCTTAATCAATTCAACTTTTTGAGTTCTGAACTTGAAGATTATGAAATAGAGGACAAGGTTTAG
- a CDS encoding plasmid replication protein, CyRepA1 family gives MNYQQEWQNSGVDKQLINLNVTPLKGNSPCEYLLYSDSLPRRNDGRVTHSILQRYEHTEQGGWWCSGIDLLTGENDLWGCFKPNCPRFTQQQNKVIKYEHPPQTPTGIFALKVPLHLWQMLAHRYQIDFTTETIDNQQPDLGFWQWVIAHPSIPICITEGAKKAGALLSAGYVAIALPGINNGYRTPRDESGNRIGKSHLIPQLEKLAISGRQIYITFDQDSKPNTIKSVNAAIRQLGYLFTQKSCQVKVITWRFEWGKGVDDFIANEGQKKFDEAYQKALPLETWKAQELTQLTYASDIEVNSRYLEPFIIPNNAKLIGIKSPIGSGKTQVLENIVKEAIARKQKVLVIGHRIKLVEQLCQRFGLPYITEIKDNSRNECLGYGLCIDSLHENSSANFNLEDWREALVIIDEVEQVLWHGLNSDTCKQNRVPILKCFKTLIQNILGGGGKLFIADAHLSDVSLDYLITLSGINVKPFIIKNAWKPSNRDTWEVYQYTESTPNNIVKDLVGYIRQGGKPFVCLSAQKITSKWGTQTLESYLKKQFPDANILRIDSESLTDPNHAAYQCITHLNEILGNYDIVLVSPAIETGISIDIKRHFTSVWCLAQGVQTATSVCQSLGRVRENIPRYIWIAPYGFNQVGNGSTSIPGLLTSGHKLTQLNIRLLQQSDLEALDDLDTGFQAESLLCWAKMSVRVNASMMNYREAILALLHGANHSLKLSYQKPDQTKKNHFPPNLIETIDIVRQENYEAECQAIAHSRNLNEQQYNKLKKRLIKTKKERHAIKRYDLKQRYGIPITPELVALDNQGWYQKLRLNYFLTIGRSYLADRDAMVAHKLIEMGQGSLFLPDFNHCQLGAIIGTLEVLGIPILMMYPQRQLNPTDDDLIKMANLAINNRHEIKTLMGIGIAKNSSPITIIRRLLDKIGYGLTCLGLKTIAKKRVRLYQVVIPKDGREEVFKQWLLRDNCSPGSSEPWYAEYNLSPLKLNAEEQNHSKNYIQLSLDL, from the coding sequence ATGAACTATCAACAAGAATGGCAAAATAGTGGTGTTGATAAACAACTGATCAACCTTAACGTTACTCCTTTAAAAGGTAATTCTCCTTGCGAATATTTGCTCTATTCTGATTCACTTCCTAGACGAAATGATGGGAGAGTCACTCATTCTATTTTACAACGTTATGAACACACAGAACAGGGTGGTTGGTGGTGTTCAGGGATTGATTTATTAACAGGAGAAAATGACTTATGGGGATGTTTTAAACCTAATTGTCCTCGCTTCACTCAGCAACAGAATAAAGTTATTAAATATGAACATCCTCCTCAAACTCCTACAGGTATTTTTGCTTTAAAAGTTCCCTTACATTTATGGCAAATGTTAGCTCATCGTTACCAGATTGATTTTACCACAGAAACCATAGATAATCAACAACCAGATTTAGGCTTTTGGCAATGGGTAATAGCTCATCCTTCTATCCCTATTTGTATTACAGAAGGGGCCAAAAAAGCAGGCGCATTATTAAGTGCAGGATATGTAGCGATCGCCCTTCCTGGTATTAATAATGGCTATCGTACTCCTAGAGATGAATCAGGAAATCGTATCGGCAAATCTCATCTGATTCCTCAATTAGAAAAACTAGCAATTTCGGGTAGACAAATTTATATTACTTTTGATCAAGATAGTAAACCGAATACGATTAAATCTGTTAATGCTGCTATTAGACAACTGGGGTATTTATTCACTCAAAAAAGCTGTCAAGTTAAGGTCATTACTTGGCGATTTGAATGGGGAAAAGGGGTTGATGATTTTATTGCCAATGAAGGACAAAAAAAGTTTGATGAAGCTTATCAGAAAGCTTTACCCTTAGAGACATGGAAAGCTCAAGAATTAACCCAATTAACGTATGCTTCAGACATTGAGGTAAATTCTCGTTATCTTGAACCTTTTATCATTCCGAATAATGCTAAATTAATTGGTATTAAATCCCCCATTGGAAGCGGAAAAACTCAAGTTTTAGAGAATATTGTTAAAGAAGCGATCGCCCGCAAACAAAAAGTTTTAGTCATTGGACATCGTATCAAATTAGTTGAACAACTTTGTCAGCGTTTTGGACTTCCTTATATTACGGAAATTAAAGATAATTCTCGAAATGAATGTTTAGGCTATGGATTATGTATTGATTCCCTTCATGAGAATTCTTCTGCTAACTTTAATCTTGAAGATTGGAGAGAAGCACTTGTTATTATAGATGAAGTAGAACAGGTTCTTTGGCATGGTTTAAATTCAGATACTTGTAAACAGAATAGAGTCCCTATTCTCAAATGTTTTAAAACTCTAATACAAAATATTTTAGGGGGAGGAGGAAAACTTTTTATTGCTGATGCACACTTAAGCGATGTTTCTCTCGATTACTTAATTACTTTATCCGGTATTAATGTTAAACCTTTTATTATAAAAAATGCTTGGAAACCTAGTAATAGAGATACTTGGGAAGTTTATCAATATACAGAAAGTACCCCTAACAATATAGTTAAAGATTTAGTAGGCTATATTCGTCAAGGAGGGAAACCGTTTGTTTGTTTATCTGCTCAAAAAATAACCAGTAAATGGGGAACTCAAACCTTAGAATCTTACTTAAAAAAGCAATTTCCTGATGCTAACATTTTACGAATTGATTCGGAATCATTAACTGATCCTAACCATGCAGCTTATCAATGTATTACCCATCTTAATGAAATTTTAGGTAACTATGATATTGTGCTTGTTAGTCCCGCAATTGAAACTGGAATAAGTATTGATATTAAACGGCATTTTACTTCAGTTTGGTGTTTAGCACAAGGGGTACAAACTGCTACATCTGTCTGTCAATCTTTAGGGAGAGTTAGAGAGAATATTCCCCGTTATATTTGGATAGCCCCTTATGGATTTAATCAAGTAGGAAATGGATCAACTTCTATTCCTGGATTACTTACATCTGGTCATAAATTAACTCAATTAAATATTAGACTATTACAACAATCTGATTTAGAAGCATTAGACGATTTAGACACGGGATTTCAAGCAGAATCTTTATTATGTTGGGCTAAAATGTCTGTGAGAGTAAATGCTTCTATGATGAATTATCGAGAAGCTATTTTAGCACTGCTTCATGGGGCGAATCATTCTCTTAAACTAAGTTATCAAAAACCAGATCAAACAAAAAAAAATCACTTCCCTCCTAATCTAATAGAAACAATTGATATTGTTAGACAAGAAAATTATGAAGCCGAATGTCAAGCGATCGCCCATTCAAGAAACTTAAATGAGCAACAATATAATAAATTAAAGAAACGATTAATTAAAACAAAAAAAGAACGTCATGCGATTAAAAGATATGATCTAAAACAACGTTATGGTATTCCTATTACACCTGAATTAGTCGCCTTAGATAATCAAGGTTGGTATCAAAAACTAAGACTAAACTATTTTCTGACAATCGGGCGTTCTTATTTAGCAGATAGAGATGCAATGGTAGCACATAAATTAATTGAAATGGGACAAGGAAGTCTATTTTTACCCGACTTTAATCATTGTCAATTAGGAGCTATAATTGGCACATTAGAAGTCTTAGGAATTCCTATTTTAATGATGTATCCTCAACGCCAATTAAATCCCACTGATGATGATTTAATTAAGATGGCAAATCTAGCAATTAATAACCGACATGAGATTAAAACATTAATGGGAATTGGCATTGCTAAAAATTCTAGTCCTATTACGATTATCCGAAGATTATTAGATAAAATTGGTTATGGTTTAACTTGTCTTGGATTGAAAACTATTGCTAAAAAGCGAGTGAGATTGTATCAAGTCGTTATTCCGAAAGATGGACGAGAAGAAGTATTCAAACAATGGTTATTAAGAGATAATTGTAGTCCAGGAAGTTCTGAACCTTGGTATGCTGAATATAATTTGTCACCATTAAAGCTTAATGCTGAAGAACAAAATCATTCAAAAAATTACATTCAATTGAGTCTTGATTTATAG
- a CDS encoding CHASE2 domain-containing protein, translating to MITTLTQTIHRWRKVLLIAPIVATLIILTSLTGLLQPLEFLTFDNFFRWRFPENVDPRIVIVTVSESDIIKLKQWPLSDEKLVKLINNIKKHEPRVIGLNIFRDFPIEPGYQKLISLFKSTPNLIGIEKLIGQPISGPPILSENQQVGFVDMVLDEDGTIRRDLVTMTVQKNLNKLSFPMLLSLKYLEKEEITPQLTGEYSQDIIIGKARLTPLSKDAGSYIGIDNAGYQILLNFRGIENSFDQVSILDVLNNKIPDNLWRDRVVLIGVTAESINKSLFTPYSSSQPTSGVIIQANSVSQILSAALDNRPLLRVFSDFLEWLWLVLWSLIAAITIKHLIRQDFLNYSSILKWGAIAILNLIIGMSLIVSNYLLFLLGWWIPTISPLLGIAGASIIVIIYQWKYLATIDSLTQIPNRFYFNQFLQTTWKLTLFHRRNLSIILCDVDHFKRYNDTYGHQEGDNCLQKVAQAINKGVRRTDFVARYGGEEFVVVLPNTDTEQAIQIAQRMLAKVKALNIAHETSLTANHVTISCGIASLKLPKDKFYDDLILRADQALYEAKRKGRNRVVVYDYMANVS from the coding sequence ATGATAACTACCCTTACCCAAACAATTCATCGATGGCGTAAAGTGCTACTAATTGCACCAATAGTAGCTACATTAATCATTTTGACTAGCTTAACAGGTTTATTGCAACCGTTAGAATTTTTAACATTTGATAATTTTTTTCGTTGGCGTTTTCCAGAAAACGTCGATCCTAGAATTGTTATTGTTACAGTTAGTGAATCAGATATTATTAAATTAAAACAATGGCCCTTATCTGATGAGAAGTTAGTCAAATTAATTAATAACATTAAAAAGCATGAACCTAGAGTCATTGGGTTAAATATTTTTCGAGATTTTCCTATAGAACCTGGTTATCAAAAGCTAATTTCTCTGTTTAAATCAACCCCTAATTTAATTGGTATTGAAAAACTTATTGGTCAGCCAATTTCAGGCCCTCCCATTCTCTCTGAAAACCAACAAGTAGGCTTTGTTGATATGGTTTTGGATGAAGATGGAACGATTCGTAGAGACTTAGTAACCATGACAGTTCAAAAAAACTTAAATAAACTTAGTTTTCCGATGCTTCTATCGTTAAAGTATCTAGAAAAAGAAGAAATAACCCCTCAATTAACAGGAGAATATTCTCAAGATATAATAATCGGAAAAGCACGGTTAACACCGCTTTCTAAGGATGCTGGAAGTTATATTGGAATTGATAATGCCGGGTATCAAATTTTATTGAATTTTAGAGGAATAGAAAACTCTTTTGATCAGGTGTCGATTTTAGATGTTTTAAACAATAAAATTCCTGACAATTTATGGCGCGATCGCGTTGTTTTAATCGGTGTAACAGCAGAAAGTATTAATAAATCTTTGTTTACTCCTTATAGTAGTTCTCAACCGACATCAGGGGTAATTATTCAAGCAAATTCTGTTAGTCAAATTTTAAGTGCGGCCTTAGATAATCGTCCTTTATTAAGAGTTTTTTCCGACTTTTTAGAGTGGTTATGGCTAGTTCTTTGGTCTTTGATCGCTGCTATAACGATTAAACACTTAATCCGTCAAGATTTCTTGAATTATAGTTCAATTTTAAAATGGGGCGCGATCGCTATTCTTAATTTAATTATAGGTATGTCTTTAATAGTAAGTAACTATCTATTATTTTTATTAGGTTGGTGGATTCCTACTATTTCTCCTTTATTGGGAATAGCAGGTGCTTCAATTATTGTCATTATTTATCAATGGAAATATCTAGCAACTATTGATAGTTTAACTCAAATTCCTAACCGTTTTTACTTTAATCAATTCTTGCAAACAACTTGGAAATTAACTCTGTTTCATCGCAGGAATTTATCGATTATTTTGTGTGATGTTGATCACTTCAAACGGTATAATGATACCTATGGACATCAAGAAGGAGATAATTGTTTACAAAAAGTAGCTCAAGCGATTAATAAAGGAGTTCGTAGGACAGATTTTGTTGCTCGTTATGGAGGGGAAGAATTTGTGGTAGTTTTGCCGAATACTGATACAGAACAAGCTATACAAATTGCTCAAAGAATGTTAGCAAAGGTCAAAGCTCTTAATATTGCTCACGAAACTTCTTTAACAGCTAATCATGTGACAATTAGTTGTGGTATTGCTAGTCTAAAATTACCTAAAGATAAGTTTTATGATGACTTAATTCTCAGAGCAGATCAAGCTTTATATGAAGCTAAAAGAAAAGGCCGCAATCGTGTTGTTGTTTATGATTATATGGCTAATGTATCATGA
- a CDS encoding nucleotidyltransferase family protein, protein MTDFCNRWNILEFALFGSVLRDNFRPDSDIDCLIITSQNFYWTIDNLLLMEEELEKKYYLNQNKGEKFLNWEMISVNIT, encoded by the coding sequence ATTACTGATTTTTGTAATCGTTGGAACATTCTTGAATTTGCATTATTTGGTTCTGTACTGAGAGATAATTTTCGACCGGATAGTGATATTGATTGTTTGATCATAACTTCTCAAAATTTTTATTGGACAATAGATAATTTATTATTAATGGAGGAAGAATTAGAGAAAAAGTACTATTTGAACCAAAATAAAGGAGAAAAATTCTTAAACTGGGAAATGATATCAGTTAATATTACTTAA
- a CDS encoding EAL domain-containing protein has protein sequence MNSFSDTSYSNPSSIIYLQKARKELENPEENQIAKLLHINEQLNAKIHKYQRSEIALLSTKTQLHRLLSCSPVVIYSRQASDGFALTFVSDSIKQFGYKPRQFFENRKFWSSCIHSEDVLEVCTQLLNLFDEESQICQYRLRHQNGAYRWIQDQRKLMRDDTGKAIEIIGSWQDITERKEIEQALFREKELAQVTLNSIGDGVITTDSSGRILYLNPVAEKITNWTIAEAKGQPISAVFKTVNEHSSQPEESSVNKVLRQGIQVCVNDNILLISREGDKYAIDQSAAPIYNHNKKIIGTVLVFRDVTKPRELAREVSWQANHDMLTGLINRRSFEEQLEAAIFDARTNKHNYILCYLDLDQFKVVNDTCGHIAGDELLRQLAGLLTRQVRISDHLARLGGDEFGILLHQCPLHAGEKIADKFRQTIEDFRFIWDDKTFSIGASIGLVEINADTVDLNGLLSAADAACYAAKDNGRNQLHIYQADDVEMTKQREERQWISKINVALEENRFCLYFQKIISVDSSQTSHKNHNELLIRMIDKDGKIIPPMAFIPAAERYDLMSAIDKWVVSHFFQYYPTLTDTQKQEIYTINLSGTSLTNDKFLNFLKEQLAEHEVSPETLCFEITETTAIANLSKAMVFIHELKKIGCHFALDDFGSGMSSFGYLKNLPIDYLKIDGSFIKDILTDPIDCAMVECINRLGHVMGIKTIAEFVENDEILHKLQDMEVDYAQGYGIAKPCPLFHNLQVQNSKS, from the coding sequence ATGAATTCATTTTCTGACACTTCTTACTCAAACCCTTCGTCCATTATATACTTACAAAAAGCTCGTAAAGAGTTAGAAAATCCAGAAGAAAATCAAATAGCAAAGTTACTTCATATCAACGAACAACTTAACGCAAAAATTCACAAATATCAGCGTTCTGAAATTGCTTTATTATCAACAAAAACACAGTTACATCGATTACTTTCTTGTAGTCCAGTAGTAATTTATAGTCGTCAAGCATCCGATGGATTTGCTCTAACTTTCGTGAGTGATAGTATCAAACAATTTGGCTATAAACCTCGACAGTTTTTTGAAAATAGGAAATTTTGGTCAAGTTGTATTCATTCTGAAGACGTTTTAGAGGTTTGTACTCAACTTCTTAATTTATTTGACGAAGAATCACAGATCTGTCAATATCGTCTCAGACATCAAAATGGGGCTTATCGTTGGATTCAAGATCAACGAAAGCTGATGCGAGATGATACAGGTAAAGCCATAGAAATTATTGGTTCGTGGCAAGATATTACGGAACGAAAAGAAATTGAACAAGCCCTTTTTCGCGAAAAAGAATTAGCTCAAGTTACCTTAAATTCTATTGGAGATGGAGTCATTACCACTGATTCTTCTGGAAGGATTTTATATCTGAATCCTGTGGCTGAAAAGATTACGAATTGGACTATTGCTGAAGCGAAAGGCCAACCCATATCAGCAGTATTTAAAACAGTTAATGAACACAGTAGTCAACCAGAAGAAAGTTCAGTTAACAAAGTGTTACGTCAAGGAATTCAAGTCTGTGTCAATGATAATATTCTGCTGATCTCCCGTGAAGGAGATAAATATGCTATTGATCAATCGGCCGCACCTATTTATAATCATAACAAAAAAATAATTGGTACTGTTTTAGTATTTCGGGATGTTACCAAACCTCGTGAACTAGCACGTGAAGTGTCTTGGCAAGCAAATCATGATATGTTAACAGGTTTAATTAACCGACGAAGTTTTGAGGAACAATTAGAAGCTGCTATTTTTGACGCTAGAACCAATAAACATAACTATATTCTTTGCTATTTGGATTTAGATCAATTTAAAGTAGTTAATGATACCTGTGGTCATATTGCTGGTGATGAACTGTTACGTCAATTGGCTGGATTACTTACTCGTCAAGTTCGTATCAGCGATCATCTTGCTCGTTTAGGAGGGGACGAGTTTGGTATTCTTCTCCATCAATGTCCTCTCCATGCAGGAGAAAAAATTGCAGATAAATTTCGTCAGACAATTGAAGATTTTCGGTTTATTTGGGATGATAAAACTTTTAGTATTGGTGCTAGTATTGGTTTAGTTGAAATTAATGCTGATACTGTGGATTTGAATGGTTTATTAAGTGCGGCTGATGCAGCTTGTTATGCGGCTAAAGATAATGGTAGAAATCAACTACATATTTATCAAGCTGATGATGTTGAAATGACGAAACAACGAGAAGAAAGACAGTGGATTTCTAAAATTAATGTAGCCTTAGAAGAAAACCGTTTCTGTTTATATTTTCAAAAAATTATCTCCGTTGATTCATCACAAACATCCCATAAAAATCATAATGAATTATTGATACGGATGATAGATAAGGACGGAAAAATTATCCCTCCGATGGCATTTATTCCTGCCGCAGAACGCTATGATTTAATGTCAGCAATAGATAAATGGGTCGTTAGTCACTTTTTTCAGTATTATCCCACTCTGACAGATACTCAAAAGCAAGAAATTTATACCATTAATCTATCAGGAACCAGTTTAACAAATGACAAATTTCTTAATTTTCTCAAGGAACAATTAGCAGAACATGAAGTGTCTCCAGAAACCCTATGTTTTGAGATAACAGAAACTACTGCTATTGCTAATTTAAGTAAAGCAATGGTGTTTATTCATGAACTCAAGAAAATTGGCTGTCATTTTGCTTTAGATGATTTTGGTAGTGGTATGAGTTCTTTTGGTTATTTAAAAAATCTCCCTATTGACTACTTGAAAATTGATGGTAGTTTTATCAAGGATATTCTTACAGATCCCATTGATTGTGCGATGGTCGAATGTATTAATCGTCTTGGTCATGTGATGGGAATTAAAACCATTGCTGAGTTTGTTGAAAATGATGAAATTCTCCACAAATTACAGGATATGGAAGTTGATTATGCACAAGGTTATGGTATCGCTAAACCTTGTCCTCTATTTCATAATCTTCAAGTTCAGAACTCAAAAAGTTGA